The proteins below are encoded in one region of Penicillium psychrofluorescens genome assembly, chromosome: 4:
- a CDS encoding uncharacterized protein (ID:PFLUO_006838-T1.cds;~source:funannotate) has product MATRPPAASSTHTTNGETHARGPPNTVETSTATPAPASTANRKKQKRRQKQAARLAAEHQSPTDGYASGDVADPVMGDDMRSYGDDRDYGESFPNHAATGVPFATDKPTVSRQNSTDNPVTDGPDEQHNATGRRSRRKRGKKHRSGSHTLADGSSTPLSTPSATFSHPPPAPQTMPYASRYPMKAGKEGSIWNQSSLEERENIRTFWFELGEEDRRQLVKVEKDAVLKKMKEQQKHSCSCTVCGRKRTAIEEELEVLYDAYYEELEQYANNNQGSFDEGSPIIPPPRLYQPPLRSPGQHTHTHGQFHPSRGRVQELPEDDDDLEEDYDEDEEDEDDDELYSDDELEDEEAREARADFFAFGNSLTVKDGILTVADDLLKNDGKHFIDMMEQLAERRMQREEDTQYGIAAAHQSFHGGHNHGPLDDEDYDDEEDEEYDSQEEDEYDEDEMDAMTEEQRMQEGRRMFQIFAARMFEQRVMTAYREKVAEQRQKQLIEELLEEETREEQKNAKKAREAQKKKDKKQKQKQAKDEEKARRDAEKAAEEAAVKAEQEKKLEEQRLKREEQRKKREAERKAQEEERVRKETEKQRRLKEERERQAEIERKQREQKELERKKREEAKRKEREEREAREKKAKEERERKLREAAVKAEQERAGRRDVQAKRALPAYAGAFPLQPNPQSPAQSNPLQSPHYAAANVVPKAPTPARPRQPSQQDSHSSSPRSQQASTDSSHQPSVSPHSIPLSQSSGASSMGAKQTQGQQQQPPLHHPQPSAPLSPLGRTNPPGFQGLGLPSHPPGIPGMVPRPPLGPDLPMYPPNSTNLMNQFRGFPAPSGISAPPGINGSRPIPPGRGFPLEHGPGIPFQGQPGLSNAFPMQQGGLAKTHSRQPSGSFERSPLENNSQLYPITRPSPIKRPPSTAQEQQRESGPVPSQREVDNLSAHLGSSALLDDTDSPYSAKLSQSLPGAVAPGSFSGPTRASFGGPSLFGDPLAPKPVNNFSVTSSSNTWGTPFGNSAFPGTPTWGTAPGSGWSHNVFGASSHQRPHTSRPVTIRLLVIQACKQLNNLSSQKGVAGYHDVGIVLRQVEQLRPSSEPSISLGEMLDICDTEGSPQNGGGSFSINENENGQYVKFEPDTNSAAPGHRPSIVPGDIGSPIPGHSNPAAFGGFGGPAPSVLRQYTSPPAGF; this is encoded by the exons ATGGCAACTCGTCCACCGGCGGCGAGTTCGACACACACCACGAATGGCGAAACCCATGCGCGGGGTCCTCCAAACACCGTTGAAACTTCTACCGCgacaccggcaccggcatCGACCGCGAAtcgcaagaagcagaaacgCCGACAGAAGCAAGCCGCTCGCTTAGCTGCGGAGCATCAGTCGCCCACCGATGGCTACGCATCTGGGGATGTAGCAGATCCAGTCATGGGGGATGATATGCGTTCCTACGGAGATGATCGTGACTACGGCGAATCATTTCCTAACCACGCAGCGACCGGTGTTCCCTTTGCAACCGACAAGCCAACAGTCTCGCGGCAGAATTCAACCGACAACCCAGTAACCGACGGGCCAGATGAACAACACAATGCTACGGGtcgaagatcgagaaggaaaagaggcAAGAAACATCGCTCTGGATCTCACACTCTCGCCGACGGAAGTTCGACCCCGCTCTCCACCCCGTCCGCTACCTTCTCCCACCCTCCGCCGGCGCCCCAAACCATGCCTTACGCTAGTCGATACCCCATGAAGGCCGGAAAGGAGGGCAGCATTTGGAATCAGTCTTCGTTGGAGGAGCGCGAAAACATCAGGACCTTCTGGTTCGAgctgggcgaagaagaccggcGGCAGCTGGTCAAAGTCGAAAAGGATGCCGTACTGAAAAAGATGaaggagcagcagaagcacTCCTGCAGCTGTACGGTGTGTGGGCGAAAGCGAACTGCGATTGAAGAAGAACTCGAAGTGTTGTACGATGCATACTACGAGGAGCTCGAGCAGTACGCGAACAACAACCAAGGCTCGTTCGACGAGGGCTCGCCCATCATCCCCCCGCCTCGACTGTACCAACCCCCCCTTCGATCTCCTGGCCAACATACCCATACCCACGGCCAGTTTCACCCGTCGCGAGGCAGAGTTCAGGAGCTACctgaagacgacgatgacctGGAGGAAGActacgacgaggacgaggaagacgaggacgacgatgaactGTAcagtgatgatgagcttGAGGACGAAGAGGCACGCGAAGCGCGCGCAGACTTCTTCGCGTTTGGGAATAGTCTCACTGTGAAAG ATGGCATCCTTACTGTTGCAGACGATCTTCTCAAGAATGACGGGAAGCATTTCATCGATATGATGGAACAGTTAGCCGAACGTCGAATGCAGAGAGAAGAGGATACGCAGTACGGGATAGCCGCCGCTCATCAGTCCTTCCATGGAGGCCACAATCATGGCCccctcgacgacgaggactacgatgacgaggaagacgaggaatACGACTCccaggaggaggatgagtatgacgaagacgaaatg GACGCCATGACGGAAGAGCAGCGCATGCAGGAAGGCCGGCGAATGTTCCAAATTTTTGCTGCGCGAATGTTCGAGCAACGAGTCATGACTGCATACCGAGAGAAGGTTGCCGAGCAGCGTCAGAAACAGCTCATCGAAGAGCtgttggaagaggaaacCCGAGAAGAGCAAAAGAACGCCAAGAAAGCCCGAGAggcacagaagaagaaggacaagaagcagaagcagaaacaagccaaggatgaggagaaagcTCGCCGAGATGCTGAAAAggcggccgaggaggctgcAGTCAAAGCTgagcaagagaagaagctcgaAGAACAGCGGCTGAAGCGCGAAGAACAACGGAAGAAGCGGGAGGCCGAGCGAAAGGCTCAAGAAGAGGAGCGTGTGCGAAAGGAAACTGAGAAGCAACGGCGTCTCAAAGAGGAGCGAGAACGGCAGGCCGAAATTGAGCGCAAGCAACGCGAACAGAAGGAACttgagaggaagaagcgcgaggaagcCAAGCGGAAGGAGCGAGAGGAACGAGAGGCCcgagagaagaaggccaaagaGGAGCGAGAGCGCAAATTGCGAGAGGCAGCGGTCAAAGCCGAGCAGGAACGCGCCGGCAGGCGTGATGTCCAAGCAAAGCGTGCTCTGCCAGCGTACGCTGGAGCGTTTCCTCTTCAGCCCAACCCGCAGTCCCCAGCTCAGTCGAATCCGCTACAATCTCCGCATTATGCTGCCGCTAATGTCGTCCCGAAAGCTCCAACACCCGCGAGGCCGCGCCAACCGTCTCAGCAGGACTCTCACAGCTCGTCACCTCGATCCCAACAAGCCAGCACAGACTCGTCTCATCAGCCGTCCGTCTCGCCGCACTCGATACCGCTGTCGCAGTCGTCGGGAGCCTCCAGCATGGGTGCCAAGCAAACCCAAGgccaacagcagcaacctCCTTTGCACCACCCCCAGCCTTCAGCACCGCTGTCCCCACTCGGTCGAACCAACCCACCCGGATTTCAAGGCTTGGGTCtgccatctcatccaccaGGCATTCCTGGTATGGTTCCCCGGCCGCCGCTGGGACCAGACTTGCCCATGTATCCGCCCAACTCGACCAACCTGATGAATCAGTTCAGAGGTTTTCCTGCGCCAAGTGGAATCTCTGCACCGCCGGGAATTAATGGGTCACGTCCAATCCCGCCAGGTCGTGGGTTCCCGCTCGAGCATGGGCCCGGTATTCCGTTCCAGGGACAGCCTGGGTTGTCCAACGCATTCCCTATGCAACAAGGTGGTCTGGCGAAAACTCATTCGAGACAACCGTCCGGCTCGTTCGAACGGTCACCACTGGAGAACAATTCCCAGCTGTACCCGATCACGCGGCCAAGTCCGATCAAGCGTCCGCCGAGCACTGCTCAAGAGCAGCAGAGAGAATCGGGGCCCGTTCCATCGCAGCGAGAGGTGGATAACCTGAGCGCCCATCTGGGCAGCAGCGCCCTTCTTGACGATACCGACTCTCCATATTCAGCCAAATTGTCCCAGTCCTTGCCCGGTGCAGTGGCCCCTGGATCATTTTCTGGACCAACGAGAGCTAGCTTTGGGGGACCATCGCTATTCGGTGATCCTCTAGCCCCCAAACCTGTCAACAATTTCTCGGTCACTTCTTCGAGTAACACCTGGGGCACGCCTTTCGGTAACTCTGCTTTCCCTGGAACCCCAACCTGGGGAACTGCACCTGGAAGTGGCTGGTCCCACAACGTCTTTGGAGCCAGCAGTCATCAGCGTCCGCACACTTCTCGGCCCGTTACAATCCGCCTCTTGGTGATCCAGGCTTGCAAGCAACTCAACAACTTGAGCTCGCAAAAAGGCGTCGCAGGCTACCATGACGTGGGAATCGTTCTCCGACAGGTGGAACAGCTACGGCCTTCAAGTGagccctcgatctcgctgGGTGAGATGCTGGATATCTGCGACACAGAGGGCAGCCCTCAAAACGGCGGCGGGTCATTCTCCATCAACGAGAAC